The following coding sequences lie in one Arachis hypogaea cultivar Tifrunner chromosome 4, arahy.Tifrunner.gnm2.J5K5, whole genome shotgun sequence genomic window:
- the LOC112795573 gene encoding LYR motif-containing protein At3g19508 isoform X5 — protein MEKALRAYAEVLRLVRRLPKESRGYYAKYARENFVNYRDVDPSDSTTLHDLFRRTYNHSIWLLHKYSVDDSAADKLKRICCGFQ, from the exons ATGGAGAAGGCGTTGAGAGCTTACGCGGAGGTTCTTCGTCTGGTTCGGCGATTACCAAAGGAGTCAAGAGGTTACTACGCCAAGTACGCACGCGAGAACTTCGTGAATTACCGCGACGTCGATCCCTCTGATTCCACCACTCTCCATGACCTCTTCCGTCGCACTTACAACCACTCCATTTGGCTCCTTCACAAG TATTCCGTTGATGATTCTGCCGCCGATAAGCTCAAGCGGATTTGTTGCGG
- the LOC112795573 gene encoding LYR motif-containing protein At3g19508 isoform X4, translating to MEKALRAYAEVLRLVRRLPKESRGYYAKYARENFVNYRDVDPSDSTTLHDLFRRTYNHSIWLLHKYSVDDSAADKLKRICCGLSHS from the exons ATGGAGAAGGCGTTGAGAGCTTACGCGGAGGTTCTTCGTCTGGTTCGGCGATTACCAAAGGAGTCAAGAGGTTACTACGCCAAGTACGCACGCGAGAACTTCGTGAATTACCGCGACGTCGATCCCTCTGATTCCACCACTCTCCATGACCTCTTCCGTCGCACTTACAACCACTCCATTTGGCTCCTTCACAAG TATTCCGTTGATGATTCTGCCGCCGATAAGCTCAAGCGGATTTGTTGCGG
- the LOC112795575 gene encoding twinkle homolog protein, chloroplastic/mitochondrial: MRLRYPHMLLATMSMTTHPFFRPTGTHPFSPQLHHFNPCRSIFTILCSRPPLSKNHPLPSPLTSNGYSRSSHATVPRPVHLENPDENEKERRFNSLKYKLEAVGLDTGICVPGQYNHLLCPMCEGGESGERSLSLFIAHDGGSAAWVCFRGKCGWRGSTQAFADSHSLSTATSQVAQVKKKREITEEELQLEPLCSEVLAYFSERLISQETLERNAVKQRKYDDQIVIAFTYRRNGALVSCKYRDINKNFWQEANTEKILYGLDDIEGQNDIIIVEGEMDKLAMEEAGFRNCVSVPDGAPPSVSSKELPPREKDTKYQYLWNCKDQLMQASRIILATDGDQPGQALAEELARRLGKERCWRVRWPKRGKGDESFKDANEVLMYLGADTLREAVENAELYPIRGLFNFRDYFDEIDAYYHRTLGYEFGVSTGWNNLNEFYNVVPGELTLVTGVPNSGKSEWIDALLCNINEIAGWKFALCSMENKVREHARKLLEKYVKKPFFEARYGEHTERMCLEEYEQGKLWLSDTFFLIRLANYKNSSTSVSMPLIVR, from the exons ATGCGTCTTCGCTACCCTCACATGTTACTTGCCACCATGTCCATGACCACCCATCCTTTCTTCCGTCCCACTGGCACCCATCCATTCTCACCTCAACTGCACCATTTTAACCCCTGCAGATCCATTTTTACTATCCTCTGTTCCCGACCACCCCTTTCCAAGAACCATCCATTGCCCTCGCCACTCACATCCAACGGCTATTCTCGTTCTTCTCATGCCACTGTCCCCAGGCCAG ttCATTTGGAGAACCCGGACGAGAATGAGAAAGAGAGGCGATTCAATTCGCTGAAATACAAGTTGGAGGCTGTTGGGTTGGATACTGGAATTTGTGTACCCGGCCAGTACAATCATTTGCTTTGTCCAATG TGTGAAGGTGGTGAATCAGGAGAAAGAAGCTTATCTCTGTTCATTGCACACGATGG CGGGTCTGCTGCATGGGTGTGTTTTCGTGGAAAATGTGGGTGGAGAGGTAGCACACAG GCCTTCGCTGACAGCCATTCACTCTCTACAGCAACGAGTCAAGTAGCCCAGgttaagaaaaaaagagaaattacagAGGAGGAGTTGCAGCTAGAACCACTTTGTAGCGAG GTGCTTGCATATTTTTCAGAGCGCTTGATTTCACAAGAGACTTTGGAGAGAAATGCTGTCAAGCAGAGAAAATATGATGATCAG ATTGTTATTGCATTCACCTATCGTCGAAATGGAGCACTTGTTAGTTGCAAATATCGAGACATCAACAAGAACTTTTGGCAG GAAGCGAACACAGAAAAAATCTTATACGGATTGGATGACATAGAGGGACAAAATGATATTATCATT GTTGAAGGTGAAATGGACAAGCTAGCAATGGAAGAAGCTGGCTTCCGCAATTGTGTGAGTGTTCCTGATGGTGCACCTCCATCTGTCTCCTCAAAAGAGCTGCCCCCTCGTGAGAAG GATACAAAGTATCAGTATCTATGGAACTGCAAAGACCAATTGATGCAG GCATCCCGAATCATACTTGCCACTGACGGGGATCAACCTGGTCAAGCCTTGGCTGAGGAGCTTGCACGTCGCCTTGGAAAAGAAAG ATGCTGGCGGGTCAGATGgccaaaaagaggaaagggagatGAAAGTTTCAAAGATGCAAATGAG GTTCTCATGTATTTGGGTGCTGATACACTGAGGGAAGCAGTTGAGAATGCCGAATTGTATCCAATACGTGGATTGTTTAACTTCAGAGATTACTTTGATGAGATTGATGCATATTATCATCGAACCTTAGGATATGAATTTGGCGTCTCAACTGGGTGGAATAATCTGAATGAGTTCTACAAT GTTGTACCAGGAGAATTGACTCTAGTAACTGGAGTTCCCAATTCAGGGAAGAGTGAGTGGATTGATGCCCTTCTTTGCAATATTAATGAAATTGCTGGCTGGAAATTTGCACTTTGTTCCATGGAGAACAAG GTTAGGGAACATGCTCGAAAACTTTTGGAGAAATATGTGAAAAAGCCTTTCTTTGAAGCGCG TTATGGTGAACATACTGAACGGATGTGTTTGGAGGAATACGAACAAGGCAAGCTCTGGCTAAGTGATACTTTCTTTCTCATAAGGTTAGCCAATTACAAAAACTCTTCTACTAGTGTTTCCATGCCACTCATTGTGAGATAG
- the LOC112795573 gene encoding LYR motif-containing protein At3g19508 isoform X6 — protein sequence MEKALRAYAEVLRLVRRLPKESRGYYAKYARENFVNYRDVDPSDSTTLHDLFRRTYNHSIWLLHKYSVDDSAADKLKRICCG from the exons ATGGAGAAGGCGTTGAGAGCTTACGCGGAGGTTCTTCGTCTGGTTCGGCGATTACCAAAGGAGTCAAGAGGTTACTACGCCAAGTACGCACGCGAGAACTTCGTGAATTACCGCGACGTCGATCCCTCTGATTCCACCACTCTCCATGACCTCTTCCGTCGCACTTACAACCACTCCATTTGGCTCCTTCACAAG TATTCCGTTGATGATTCTGCCGCCGATAAGCTCAAGCGGATTTGTTGCGGGTAA